A window of Vigna unguiculata cultivar IT97K-499-35 chromosome 4, ASM411807v1, whole genome shotgun sequence contains these coding sequences:
- the LOC114181936 gene encoding methylecgonone reductase-like isoform X2, producing MVYRTFQNTSKPAENMEEKRIPEVILNSGKKMPLIGLGTASIPLPPHETFTSILIDAFEVGYRHFDTASMYGSEEPLGKAVEKALELGIVKSRDEVFITSKLWPSDAHPDLVLPALKTSLQKLGLEYVDLYLIHFPVRMKPEAKGPYDILKENVIPSFDMKGVWEAMEECCRLGLAKSIGVSNFGIKKLNQLLENATIPPAVNQVEMNLSWQQAKLREFCKQKGIHVSAWSPLGAYKSDYGTNAVMESPILKEIACARQKTIAQIALRWIYEEGASAIVRSFNKERMKENLELFDWELSEEESQKFRHIPQLRMFSGINFVSENGPYKSLEEFWDGDP from the exons ATGGTCTATAGAACATTTCAAAACACATCAAAACCAGCAGAAAATATGGAAGAAAAAAGAATCCCAGAAGTGATACTAAACTCAGGGAAAAAGATGCCATTGATAGGCCTTGGAACCGCATCAATTCCTCTTCCACCACATGAAACTTTCACCTCCATACTTATTGATGCTTTTGAGGTTGGCTACAGACACTTTGATACTGCTTCTATGTACGGCAGTGAGGAGCCTCTGGGAAAAGCTGTGGAAAAGGCTTTGGAGTTAGGCATTGTAAAGAGCAGAGATGAAGTATTCATCACTTCAAAACTATGGCCATCTGATGCTCATCCTGACCTTGTTCTTCCAGCTCTCAAGACCTCACTGCA GAAGTTGGGGTTGGAATATGTAGATCTGTATTTGATTCATTTTCCAGTGAGGATGAAACCTGAAGCCAAAGGGCCATATGATATATTAAAGGAGAATGTGATCCCCTCTTTTGACATGAAAGGAGTATGGGAAGCTATGGAAGAATGTTGCAGATTAGGCTTAGCAAAGTCTATTGGTGTCAGCAACTTTGGCATCAAAAAGCTCAACCAACTCTTGGAAAATGCAACCATCCCTCCTGCTGTCAATCAG GTGGAAATGAATCTCTCATGGCAACAGGCTAAACTCAGAGAATTTTGCAAACAGAAAGGAATCCATGTGAGTGCATGGTCACCACTGGGAGCATACAAAAGTGATTATGGTACAAATGCAGTTATGGAGAGCCCAATCCTTAAGGAAATCGCTTGTGCAAGACAGAAGACCATCGCTCAG ATTGCTCTAAGATGGATATACGAGGAAGGGGCAAGTGCAATAGTGAGAAGCTTCAACAAGGAGAGAATGAAAGAGAACCTTGAGTTATTTGATTGGGAACTGAGTGAGGAAGAATCACAGAAATTCAGGCACATTCCCCAGCTTAGGATGTTTTCTGGAATAAACTTTGTATCAGAAAATGGACCTTACAAGAGCTTGGAAGAGTTTTGGGATGGAGACCCTTAA
- the LOC114181938 gene encoding methylecgonone reductase-like encodes MEEEKTIPEVVLNSGQKMPMLGFGTGTVPLPPPHVLIPAFMEAIKVGYRHFDTAAYYGSEEPLGEAIAQALDQGLIKSRSEIFVTTKLWCTEAHSGLVLPALHRSLQRLGLEYVDLYLIHFPVRLRQGAKGTKYGKEDILPLDMKGTWEDMEQCSKLGLAKSIGVSNFGVKKLSQLVQNAIITPALVQVEMNAAWQQENLRKFCKEKGIHVSAWSPLGANGAVWGSLAVVDSPILKDIALKSGKSVAQVALRWIIEEGATPIVKSFNSERMRQNLEIFDWELSESDSEKIKQIPQHRGFKGERFVSEFGPFKTLEDLWE; translated from the exons ATGGAGGAGGAAAAAACAATACCAGAGGTGGTGCTGAACTCAGGACAGAAGATGCCGATGTTGGGTTTTGGCACAGGAACAGTGCCATTACCGCCACCGCATGTGCTCATTCCTGCATTCATGGAAGCCATAAAAGTTGGCTACAGACATTTTGACACTGCAGCTTATTACGGTTCCGAAGAGCCTCTTGGCGAAGCAATAGCGCAAGCACTGGATCAAGGTCTCATCAAGAGTCGCAGTGAGATCTTTGTCACTACTAAATTGTGGTGCACTGAAGCTCATTCTGGCCTTGTGCTCCCTGCACTCCACCGTTCATTACA GAGGTTGGGTCTAGAGTATGTGGATCTTTACCTAATCCATTTTCCAGTGAGACTGAGACAAGGAGCTAAAGGAACCAAGTATGGCAAAGAAGACATTCTTCCTTTGGACATGAAAGGAACATGGGAAGACATGGAACAATGCTCTAAATTGGGTTTGGCCAAATCCATTGGTGTAAGCAATTTTGGGGTCAAAAAGCTTTCACAACTTGTCCAGAATGCGATTATTACTCCTGCTCTTGTCCAG GTGGAGATGAACGCAGCATGGCAACAGGAAAACCTGAGAAAATTCTGCAAAGAGAAAGGAATACATGTGAGTGCATGGTCTCCTCTGGGAGCCAATGGGGCTGTGTGGGGTTCCCTTGCTGTTGTGGACAGTCCTATTCTGAAGGACATTGCATTGAAATCAGGCAAGAGTGTGGCACAG GTTGCACTGAGGTGGATTATAGAGGAAGGTGCAACTCCAATAGTGAAGAGCTTCAACAGTGAGAGAATGAGGCAAAATCTTGAGATTTTCGATTGGGAGCTGAGTGAGAGTGATTCAGAGAAGATTAAACAAATTCCACAGCACAGGGGTTTCAAAGGTGAACGTTTTGTCTCTGAGTTTGGCCCTTTCAAAACTCTCGAAGATCTTTGGGAATGA
- the LOC114181936 gene encoding methylecgonone reductase-like isoform X3 gives MEAKKIPEVILNSGKKMPVIGLGTASIPPTPHETLISILIDAFEVGYRHFDTASFYGSEEPLGKAVEKALELGLVKNRDEVFITSKLWPSDAHPHLVLPALKTSLQKLGLEYVDLFLIHWPLSMKPEAKGPADIVKENVIPFFDMKGIWEAMEECCRLGLAKSVGVSNFGIKKLNQLLENATIPPAVNQVEMSPSWQQAKLREFCKQKGIHVSAWSPLGSYKNFFGTNAVMESPILKEIACARQKTIAQIALRWIYEEGAIAIVKSFNKERMKENLELFEWELSEEESQKFRDIPQLRMFSGINFVSENGPYKTLEELWDGEP, from the exons ATGGAAGCAAAAAAAATCCCAGAAGTGATACTAAACTCAGGAAAAAAGATGCCAGTGATAGGCCTTGGAACCGCATCAATTCCTCCTACACCACATGAAACTCTCATCTCCATACTTATTGATGCCTTTGAGGTTGGCTACAGACACTTTGATACTGCTTCTTTTTATGGAAGTGAGGAGCCTCTAGGCAAAGCTGTGGAAAAGGCTTTGGAGTTAGGCCTTGTAAAGAACAGAGATGAAGTATTCATCACTTCAAAACTATGGCCATCTGATGCTCACCCTCACCTTGTTCTTCCAGCTCTCAAGACCTCACTGCA GAAGTTGGGGTTGGAGTATGTAGATCTGTTTTTGATTCATTGGCCACTGAGTATGAAACCTGAAGCCAAAGGGCCAGCTGATATAGTAAAGGAGAATGTGATCCCCTTCTTTGACATGAAAGGAATATGGGAAGCTATGGAAGAGTGTTGCAGATTAGGCTTAGCAAAGTCTGTTGGTGTCAGCAACTTTGGCATCAAAAAGCTGAACCAGCTCTTGGAAAATGCAACCATCCCTCCTGCTGTCAATCAG GTGGAAATGAGTCCCTCATGGCAACAGGCTAAACTCAGAGAATTTTGCAAACAGAAAGGAATTCATGTGAGTGCATGGTCACCACTGGGATCTTACAAAAATTTTTTTGGTACAAACGCAGTTATGGAGAGCCCAATCCTTAAGGAAATCGCTTGTGCAAGACAGAAGACCATCGCTCAG ATTGCACTGAGATGGATATACGAGGAAGGGGCAATTGCAATTGTGAAAAGCTTCAACAAGGAGAGAATGAAAGAGAACCTTGAGCTATTTGAGTGGGAACTGAGCGAGGAAGAATCACAGAAATTCAGGGACATTCCCCAGCTTAGGATGTTTTCTGGAATAAACTTTGTATCAGAAAATGGACCTTACAAAACCTTGGAAGAGCTTTGGGATGGAGAGCCTTGA
- the LOC114181936 gene encoding methylecgonone reductase-like isoform X1, which translates to MVYRTFQNTSKPAENMEEKRIPEVILNSGKKMPLIGLGTASIPLPPHETFTSILIDAFEVGYRHFDTASMYGSEEPLGKAVEKALELGIVKSRDEVFITSKLWPSDAHPDLVLPALKTSLQKLGLEYVDLFLIHWPLSMKPEAKGPADIVKENVIPFFDMKGIWEAMEECCRLGLAKSVGVSNFGIKKLNQLLENATIPPAVNQVEMSPSWQQAKLREFCKQKGIHVSAWSPLGSYKNFFGTNAVMESPILKEIACARQKTIAQIALRWIYEEGAIAIVKSFNKERMKENLELFEWELSEEESQKFRDIPQLRMFSGINFVSENGPYKTLEELWDGEP; encoded by the exons ATGGTCTATAGAACATTTCAAAACACATCAAAACCAGCAGAAAATATGGAAGAAAAAAGAATCCCAGAAGTGATACTAAACTCAGGGAAAAAGATGCCATTGATAGGCCTTGGAACCGCATCAATTCCTCTTCCACCACATGAAACTTTCACCTCCATACTTATTGATGCTTTTGAGGTTGGCTACAGACACTTTGATACTGCTTCTATGTACGGCAGTGAGGAGCCTCTGGGAAAAGCTGTGGAAAAGGCTTTGGAGTTAGGCATTGTAAAGAGCAGAGATGAAGTATTCATCACTTCAAAACTATGGCCATCTGATGCTCATCCTGACCTTGTTCTTCCAGCTCTCAAGACCTCACTGCA GAAGTTGGGGTTGGAGTATGTAGATCTGTTTTTGATTCATTGGCCACTGAGTATGAAACCTGAAGCCAAAGGGCCAGCTGATATAGTAAAGGAGAATGTGATCCCCTTCTTTGACATGAAAGGAATATGGGAAGCTATGGAAGAGTGTTGCAGATTAGGCTTAGCAAAGTCTGTTGGTGTCAGCAACTTTGGCATCAAAAAGCTGAACCAGCTCTTGGAAAATGCAACCATCCCTCCTGCTGTCAATCAG GTGGAAATGAGTCCCTCATGGCAACAGGCTAAACTCAGAGAATTTTGCAAACAGAAAGGAATTCATGTGAGTGCATGGTCACCACTGGGATCTTACAAAAATTTTTTTGGTACAAACGCAGTTATGGAGAGCCCAATCCTTAAGGAAATCGCTTGTGCAAGACAGAAGACCATCGCTCAG ATTGCACTGAGATGGATATACGAGGAAGGGGCAATTGCAATTGTGAAAAGCTTCAACAAGGAGAGAATGAAAGAGAACCTTGAGCTATTTGAGTGGGAACTGAGCGAGGAAGAATCACAGAAATTCAGGGACATTCCCCAGCTTAGGATGTTTTCTGGAATAAACTTTGTATCAGAAAATGGACCTTACAAAACCTTGGAAGAGCTTTGGGATGGAGAGCCTTGA
- the LOC114182383 gene encoding pentatricopeptide repeat-containing protein At4g30825, chloroplastic — protein MKKCFQQQRLQPLPSCQILPFSGGLQFQLSFSAFKAKKRVSVPEAKLNYKPQLRVSKRAPKQSRDHPKLLSPDADVDFSSELSAAQCNAILKRLEENAEDDAKTLSFFEKMRETGKLERNAGAYSVMLRVLSRRGDWEGAEKLISEMKVSFGSELSFNVFNTVIYACCKRNMVKLGTKWFRMMLDCGVAPNVATIGMLMGLYRKGWNLEEAEFAFSQMRGFGIVCESAYSSMITIYTRFRLYEKALGVIELMRKDEVVPNLENWLVMLNAYSQQGKLEDAERVLEAMQKAGFSANIIAYNTMITGYGKAGEMDSAQRLFMRMQQSLQLDPDETTYRSMIEGWGRADNYEYATRYYKELKELGFKPSSSNLFTLIKLEAKYGDDEAVVEILDDMVECGCQYSSIIGTLLHVYESAGKVHKVPHLLKGVFYQHVLVNQSSCSTLVMAYVKHRLVDDALKVLNDKKWRDPRYEDNLYHLLICSGKEAGFLDDAVKIYTQMPKCDDNPNLHIACTMIDIYSVMGLFKDAEVLYLKLKSSGVVLDMIAFSIVIRMYVKAGSLNDACAVLDAVQKRSDIVPDKFLLCDMLRIYQRCNMVDKLSDLYYKISKNREDFDQELYNCVINCCAQALPVDELSRLFDEMIQREFVPSTITFNVMLDVLGKAKLFKKVRRLYFMAKKEGLVDVITYNTIIAAYGKNKDFDNMSLTVQKMEFDGFSVSLEAYNSMLDAYGKNGQMETFRSVLQRMKDSNCASDHYTYNTMINIYGEQGWIDEVANVLAELKECGLRPDLCSYNTLIKAYGIAGMVEEAVGLIKEMRKNGIEPDKKTYTNLITALRRNDNFLEAVKWSLWMKQMKL, from the coding sequence atgAAGAAGTGCTTCCAGCAGCAGCGGTTACAACCGCTACCTTCATGTCAGATTCTACCTTTCTCCGGTGGCCTTCAGTTCCAACTTAGCTTCTCTGCGTTCAAAGCCAAGAAGCGCGTTTCGGTCCCCGAAGCAAAGCTCAATTACAAGCCTCAGCTTCGGGTTTCGAAGCGAGCTCCGAAGCAAAGTCGAGACCACCCGAAACTGCTCTCACCCGATGCTGACGTGGACTTCTCTTCCGAACTGAGCGCGGCGCAGTGCAACGCGATTCTGAAACGGCTGGAAGAGAACGCGGAGGACGACGCCAAAACGCTGTCGTTTTTCGAGAAGATGAGGGAAACCGGGAAGCTGGAACGCAACGCCGGCGCTTACAGTGTAATGCTTCGGGTGTTGAGCAGAAGAGGAGATTGGGAAGGCGCGGAGAAGCTGATTTCTGAAATGAAGGTGAGTTTCGGTTCCGAATTGAGCTTCAATGTGTTCAACACTGTTATATACGCATGCTGCAAACGGAACATGGTGAAATTGGGGACAAAGTGGTTCCGAATGATGTTGGATTGTGGCGTGGCGCCCAATGTGGCGACCATTGGGATGCTCATGGGTCTTTATCGGAAGGGATGGAACCTGGAGGAGGCGGAATTTGCGTTTTCCCAAATGAGagggtttggaattgtttgtgAATCTGCGTATTCTTCAATGATAACAATTTACACGCGTTTCAGGTTGTACGAGAAGGCCCTAGGCGTGATCGAGTTGATGAGGAAGGACGAGGTGGTGCCCAATTTGGAGAATTGGTTGGTGATGTTGAATGCTTATAGCCAGCAAGGAAAATTGGAGGATGCTGAGAGAGTGTTGGAGGCAATGCAAAAGGCAGGGTTTTCTGCTAATATCATTGCTTACAATACTATGATAACTGGTTATGGGAAGGCTGGTGAAATGGATTCTGCACAGAGGTTGTTCATGAGGATGCAACAGAGTCTACAGTTGGATCCGGATGAAACTACTTACAGATCCATGATTGAGGGTTGGGGTAGAGCTGATAATTATGAGTATGCCACGAGATATTATAAGGAGCTCAAAGAGTTGGGGTTCAAGCCCAGTTCCTCCAACTTGTTTACATTGATTAAGCTGGAAGCTAAATATGGAGATGATGAAGCTGTGGTAGAGATTCTTGATGATATGGTGGAGTGTGGATGCCAGTATTCATCTATAATTGGTACTCTTCTTCATGTGTATGAGAGTGCTGGAAAGGTTCATAAGGTGCCACATCTGCTGAAAGGTGTGTTTTATCAGCATGTGCTGGTCAACCAGAGTTCTTGTTCCACTCTGGTCATGGCTTATGTGAAGCATCGGCTGGTGGATGATGCCTTGAAAGTGTTGAATGACAAAAAGTGGCGAGATCCTAGATATGAGGATAACCTCTATCATCTTTTGATTTGCTCGGGCAAAGAGGCAGGTTTCCTGGACGATGCTGTGAAGATATACACTCAAATGCCCAAATGTGATGACAACCCAAACTTGCACATAGCGTGCACCATGATTGACATTTACAGTGTCATGGGCCTCTTCAAGGATGCAGAAGTGTTGTATCTGAAGTTGAAGTCTTCGGGAGTTGTATTGGATATGATTGCTTTCAGCATTGTTATAAGAATGTATGTCAAAGCTGGATCTTTGAATGATGCTTGCGCAGTTTTGGATGCTGTTCAGAAGCGATCAGATATTGTTCCAGACAAATTTTTGTTATGTGACATGCTGCGTATTTATCAAAGATGTAACATGGTGGATAAATTGTCTGATTTATACTACAAAATCTCGAAAAATCGAGAGGATTTTGACCAGGAACTATATAATTGTGTCATAAATTGCTGTGCTCAGGCTCTGCCAGTTGATGAGCTTTCTAGGCTTTTTGATGAGATGATACAGCGTGAATTTGTGCCGAGCACAATTACCTTTAATGTCATGCTTGATGTCTTGGGGAAAGCCAAGCTTTTCAAGAAGGTTCGAAGGCTGTACTTCATGGCTAAGAAAGAAGGCCTGGTTGATGTGATCACTTACAATACAATCATAGCTGCATATGGTAAAAACAAAGACTTCGACAACATGTCATTGACAGTTCAGAAAATGGAATTTGATGGATTTTCAGTTTCCCTTGAAGCATACAATTCAATGCTTGATGCTTATGGGAAAAATGGTCAAATGGAGACATTTAGATCTGTGCTGCAAAGGATGAAGGACTCAAATTGTGCCTCTGACCACTACACATACAACACTATGATCAATATCTATGGAGAACAAGGATGGATTGATGAAGTAGCTAACGTGCTTGCAGAATTGAAAGAATGCGGACTCAGACCTGATTTGTGCAGCTATAACACATTGATCAAGGCTTATGGGATTGCAGGAATGGTTGAAGAGGCTGTAGGTTTGATCAAGGAAATGAGAAAAAATGGAATCGAACCCGACAAGAAAACCTACACAAATCTTATCACTGCACTGCGAcgaaatgataattttttagaagCAGTTAAATGGTCACTGTGGATGAAGCAGATGAAATTATGA
- the LOC114181937 gene encoding methylecgonone reductase-like: MEEKRIPEVILNSGKKMPLIGLGTASIPLPPHQTLTSILIDAFEVGYRHFDTASVYGSEEPLGNAVEKPLELGIVKSRDEVFITSKLWPSDAHPHLVLPALRTSLQKLGLEYVDLYLIHFPVRLKPEARGQNDMLKENVIPSFDMKGIWEAMEESCRLGLAKSIGVSNFGIKKLNQLLENATIPPAVNQVEMNLSWQQAKLREFCKQKGIHVSAWSPLGSYKSDYGTNAVMESPILKEIACARHKTIAQIALRWIYEEGASAIVRSFNKERMKENLELFDWELSEEESQKFRHIPQLRLFSGINFVSENGPYKTLEEFWD, from the exons ATGGAAGAAAAAAGAATCCCAGAAGTGATACTAAACTCGGGGAAAAAGATGCCATTGATAGGCCTTGGAACCGCATCAATTCCTCTTCCACCACATCAAACTCTCACCTCCATACTTATTGATGCCTTTGAGGTTGGCTACAGACACTTTGATACTGCCTCTGTGTACGGAAGTGAGGAGCCTCTGGGCAATGCCGTGGAAAAGCCTTTGGAGTTAGGCATTGTAAAGAGCAGAGATGAAGTATTCATCACTTCAAAACTATGGCCATCTGATGCTCACCCTCACCTTGTTCTTCCAGCTCTCAGGACCTCACTGCA GAAGTTGGGGTTGGAGTATGTAGATCTGTATTTGATTCATTTTCCAGTGAGGCTGAAACCTGAAGCCAGAGGTCAAAATGATATGTTAAAGGAGAATGTGATCCCCTCTTTTGACATGAAAGGAATATGGGAAGCTATGGAAGAATCTTGCAGATTAGGCTTAGCAAAGTCTATTGGTGTCAGCAACTTTGGCATCAAAAAGCTGAACCAGCTCTTGGAAAATGCAACCATCCCTCCTGCTGTCAATCAG GTGGAAATGAATCTCTCATGGCAACAGGCTAAACTCAGAGAATTTTGCAAACAGAAAGGAATTCATGTGAGTGCATGGTCACCACTGGGATCTTACAAAAGTGATTATGGTACAAATGCAGTTATGGAGAGCCCAATCCTTAAGGAAATCGCTTGTGCAAGACACAAGACCATCGCTCAG ATTGCTCTGAGATGGATATACGAGGAAGGGGCAAGTGCAATTGTGAGAAGCTTCAACAAGGAGAGAATGAAAGAGAACCTTGAGTTATTTGATTGGGAACTGAGTGAGGAAGAATCACAGAAATTCAGGCACATTCCCCAGCTTAGGTTGTTTTCTGGAATAAACTTTGTATCAGAAAATGGACCTTACAAAACCTTGGAAGAGTTTTGGGATTGA